A portion of the Anoxybacillus gonensis genome contains these proteins:
- the secY gene encoding preprotein translocase subunit SecY, whose protein sequence is MFRTISNFMRVGDIRRKIMFTLLMLIVFRIGTFIPVPGVNADVLKMQDQFNAFGVLNTFGGGALKNFSIFAMGVMPYITASIIVQLLQMDVVPKFTEWSKQGEVGRRKLAQFTRYFTVVLGFIQAFAMSYGFHNMSGGVLIKNPGIPTYLLIALVLTAGTSFLMWLGEQITAKGVGNGISVLIFAGIVSGIPTTLNQIYVQQFENAGDQLFLRIVTVLLVALAVVAVIVGVIYMQQAFRKIPIQYAKRLEGRSPVGGHSTHIPLKVNPAGVIPVIFAVSFIITPPTIASFFGSNDVTLWIKKVFDYTQPVGMIIYVALIVAFTYFYAFVQVNPEQMADNLKKQGGYIPGIRPGKNTQEFITRVLYRLTFVGALFLAAIAVLPVFFIEFAKLPPSAQIGGTSLLIVVGVALETMKQLESQLVKRHYKGFIK, encoded by the coding sequence TGTTTCGAACAATCTCCAATTTTATGCGCGTGGGTGATATAAGAAGAAAAATTATGTTCACCCTTCTTATGCTCATTGTATTTCGCATCGGTACGTTTATTCCCGTGCCGGGCGTAAATGCAGATGTGTTAAAAATGCAAGATCAGTTCAACGCTTTTGGGGTGTTGAACACGTTTGGTGGCGGCGCCTTAAAAAACTTTTCTATTTTTGCAATGGGCGTCATGCCATACATTACGGCATCCATCATCGTACAATTATTGCAGATGGATGTTGTTCCTAAATTTACGGAATGGTCGAAACAAGGAGAAGTGGGCCGCCGTAAACTCGCTCAGTTTACTCGCTACTTTACGGTTGTGCTTGGATTTATCCAGGCGTTCGCTATGTCGTATGGTTTCCATAATATGTCTGGTGGCGTACTTATTAAAAATCCAGGCATTCCGACATATTTGCTTATTGCGCTCGTTTTAACAGCAGGGACATCTTTTTTAATGTGGCTCGGTGAGCAAATTACAGCTAAAGGTGTTGGGAACGGTATTTCTGTATTGATTTTCGCAGGAATTGTATCAGGCATCCCAACAACGCTCAATCAAATTTACGTCCAACAGTTTGAAAATGCTGGCGATCAGCTGTTTTTACGCATCGTTACAGTATTGTTAGTCGCTTTAGCTGTTGTTGCGGTGATTGTTGGCGTTATTTATATGCAACAAGCGTTTCGCAAAATCCCGATTCAGTATGCAAAGCGATTAGAAGGACGTAGTCCAGTAGGTGGTCATTCGACACACATTCCGTTAAAAGTGAATCCGGCAGGTGTCATTCCGGTTATTTTTGCGGTGTCGTTTATTATTACTCCACCGACGATTGCATCGTTTTTCGGCTCGAATGATGTAACATTGTGGATTAAGAAAGTTTTTGACTACACGCAACCAGTTGGTATGATCATATACGTCGCTTTAATTGTTGCCTTTACGTATTTTTATGCGTTTGTTCAAGTCAATCCAGAACAAATGGCGGACAATTTGAAAAAGCAAGGTGGTTACATTCCAGGCATTCGTCCAGGAAAGAACACGCAAGAATTCATTACACGCGTTTTATATCGATTAACTTTCGTCGGAGCTCTATTTTTAGCAGCAATCGCTGTTCTTCCTGTCTTCTTTATCGAGTTCGCTAAACTACCGCCTTCTGCTCAAATTGGAGGAACGAGCTTGCTGATCGTCGTCGGTGTTGCGCTAGAGACGATGAAGCAGCTAGAAAGCCAATTAGTGAAGCGCCATTATAAAGGCTTTATTAAATAA
- a CDS encoding adenylate kinase: protein MNLVLMGLPGAGKGTQAEKIVEKYKIPHISTGDMFRAAMKEGTELGLQAKSYMDRGDLVPDEVTIGIVRERLSKDDCQNGFLLDGFPRTVAQAEALETLLQQLNRSIDYVINIEVDKNILMERLTGRRICKECGATYHLVFNPPAKAGVCDKCGGELYQRADDNEATVANRLEVNMKQAQPLLDFYAAKGYLRNINGQQHIDQVFADICELLGGLQ from the coding sequence ATGAATTTAGTATTAATGGGACTGCCGGGCGCTGGAAAAGGGACGCAGGCAGAGAAAATTGTTGAGAAATACAAAATTCCTCATATTTCTACTGGGGATATGTTTCGAGCAGCGATGAAAGAAGGAACAGAGCTCGGTTTACAGGCGAAATCATATATGGATCGCGGCGATCTTGTTCCAGATGAAGTGACAATCGGCATTGTTCGTGAAAGATTAAGCAAAGACGATTGCCAAAACGGATTTTTGCTTGATGGATTTCCGCGAACAGTCGCTCAAGCTGAAGCGTTGGAGACGCTTCTTCAACAATTAAATCGTTCCATTGACTATGTTATTAACATTGAAGTAGATAAAAACATTTTAATGGAACGTTTAACAGGTAGACGCATTTGTAAAGAGTGTGGCGCAACGTATCATCTCGTGTTCAATCCACCAGCAAAAGCAGGCGTTTGCGACAAATGCGGTGGCGAGTTGTATCAACGTGCAGATGATAACGAAGCGACAGTGGCAAATCGCCTTGAAGTCAATATGAAGCAAGCGCAACCGTTGCTTGATTTTTATGCAGCGAAAGGGTATTTGCGCAATATTAATGGACAACAACATATTGATCAAGTGTTTGCTGACATTTGTGAATTACTTGGGGGCTTACAATAA
- the map gene encoding type I methionyl aminopeptidase, translated as MIICKTPREIEIMREAGRIVALTHQELQKYIEPGITTRELDHIAETFIRKHDAIPSFKGYNGFRGSICTSVNEELVHGIPGDRVLREGDIISIDIGAKYNGYHGDSAWTYPVGAISEEAKKLLEVTEQSLYRGLEEAKPGARLTNISHAIQTYVEAHNFSVVREYVGHGIGQDLHEDPQIPHYGPPNKGPRLKPGMVLCIEPMVNAGTRYVRTLEDNWTVVTVDGKLCAHFEHTIAITETGYEILTTL; from the coding sequence ATGATCATTTGCAAAACCCCACGAGAAATTGAAATTATGCGTGAAGCTGGCCGAATTGTTGCCTTAACTCATCAAGAACTACAAAAATATATCGAGCCAGGCATAACAACAAGAGAGCTCGATCATATTGCGGAAACGTTCATTCGTAAACATGATGCAATTCCTTCGTTTAAAGGATATAATGGATTCCGTGGGAGCATTTGCACATCAGTAAACGAAGAGCTCGTTCACGGCATTCCGGGAGACCGTGTGCTTCGCGAAGGAGATATTATTAGCATCGATATTGGCGCAAAATATAACGGATATCATGGCGACTCGGCTTGGACATATCCAGTCGGAGCCATTTCCGAAGAGGCGAAAAAGCTGTTAGAAGTGACAGAACAGTCATTGTATCGCGGATTGGAAGAAGCCAAACCTGGCGCACGGTTAACGAACATTTCTCATGCGATTCAAACGTACGTTGAGGCGCATAACTTTTCCGTTGTGCGTGAGTATGTTGGGCATGGAATTGGTCAAGACTTACATGAAGATCCGCAAATCCCTCATTACGGTCCGCCAAATAAAGGGCCGCGGTTAAAGCCAGGCATGGTTCTATGCATTGAACCGATGGTGAATGCAGGAACCCGTTATGTTCGCACGTTAGAAGATAATTGGACGGTCGTCACAGTAGATGGCAAACTATGTGCTCATTTTGAGCATACGATCGCTATTACTGAGACGGGATATGAAATTTTAACAACACTTTGA
- the infA gene encoding translation initiation factor IF-1: MAKDDVIEVEGTVVETLPNAMFRVELENGHTVLAHVSGKIRMHFIRILPGDKVTVELSPYDLTRGRITYRYK, from the coding sequence ATGGCGAAAGACGATGTAATTGAAGTGGAAGGTACAGTCGTTGAAACGTTGCCAAATGCGATGTTCCGAGTGGAACTTGAAAACGGTCATACCGTTTTAGCTCACGTTTCAGGTAAAATTCGCATGCATTTTATTCGCATTTTACCAGGTGATAAAGTGACAGTTGAATTGTCACCTTACGATTTAACACGTGGAAGAATTACGTATCGATATAAATAA
- the rpmJ gene encoding 50S ribosomal protein L36, which translates to MKVRPSVKPICEKCKVIRRRGKVMVICENPKHKQKQG; encoded by the coding sequence ATGAAGGTTAGACCATCTGTAAAACCGATTTGCGAAAAATGCAAAGTCATTCGCAGACGCGGAAAAGTTATGGTTATTTGTGAAAATCCAAAGCATAAGCAAAAACAAGGATAA
- the rpsM gene encoding 30S ribosomal protein S13, whose translation MARIAGVDIPRDKRVVISLTYIYGIGKATAQKILAEAGVSEDTRVRDLTEEELGKIREIVDRLKVEGDLRREVSLNIKRLMEIGCYRGLRHRRGLPVRGQNTKNNARTRKGPRRTVANKKK comes from the coding sequence ATGGCACGTATTGCAGGTGTAGATATTCCTCGTGACAAACGTGTAGTCATTTCATTAACATACATTTACGGAATCGGTAAAGCAACTGCACAAAAAATCTTAGCAGAAGCTGGCGTATCTGAAGACACTCGCGTTCGCGACTTAACAGAAGAAGAATTAGGTAAAATTCGTGAAATCGTAGATCGCTTAAAAGTAGAAGGAGATCTTCGTCGTGAAGTATCTTTAAATATTAAACGTTTAATGGAGATCGGTTGCTACCGTGGTCTTCGTCATCGTCGCGGATTGCCAGTTCGTGGCCAAAATACGAAAAACAATGCTCGTACACGTAAAGGTCCACGTCGTACAGTAGCGAATAAGAAAAAATAA
- the rpsK gene encoding 30S ribosomal protein S11 → MARKTNTRKRRVKKNIESGIAHIRSTFNNTIVTITDVHGNAISWSSAGALGFKGSRKSTPFAAQMAAEAAAKASMEHGMKTVEVNVKGPGAGREAAIRALQAAGLEITAIKDVTPVPHNGCRPPKRRRV, encoded by the coding sequence ATGGCACGTAAAACGAATACGCGTAAACGTCGTGTAAAAAAGAATATTGAATCTGGTATCGCTCATATCCGTTCGACATTTAACAACACAATCGTCACAATTACAGACGTTCATGGAAATGCAATTTCTTGGTCAAGTGCAGGTGCGTTAGGTTTCAAAGGTTCTCGTAAATCTACTCCGTTTGCTGCACAAATGGCTGCAGAAGCTGCTGCAAAAGCATCAATGGAGCATGGCATGAAAACTGTTGAAGTAAACGTAAAAGGTCCGGGTGCTGGTCGTGAAGCAGCGATTCGTGCACTTCAAGCGGCTGGATTAGAAATTACAGCAATTAAAGATGTTACACCGGTTCCACATAACGGATGCCGTCCGCCAAAACGTCGTCGTGTTTAA
- a CDS encoding DNA-directed RNA polymerase subunit alpha, producing the protein MLEIEKPKIETVEISEDAKYGKFVVEPLERGYGTTLGNSLRRILLSSLPGAAVTSVQIDGVLHEFSTIDGVVEDVTTIILNIKKLALKIYSDEEKTLEIDVQGEGVVTAADITHDSDVEILNPDLHIATLAKDGRLRMRMTAKRGRGYTPADANKREDQPIGVIPIDSIYTPVSRVSYQVENTRVGQMTNYDKLTIDVWTDGSIGPKEAISLGAKILTEHLNIFVNLTDEAQHAEIMIEKEEDQKEKVLEMTIEELDLSVRSYNCLKRAGINTVQELAQKTEEDMMKVRNLGRKSLEEVKAKLEELGLSLRKDD; encoded by the coding sequence ATGCTGGAAATCGAAAAGCCGAAAATCGAAACGGTTGAAATCAGCGAGGATGCCAAATATGGCAAATTCGTCGTTGAACCACTTGAGCGTGGATATGGTACAACTTTGGGTAACTCCTTACGTCGTATCCTGTTATCCTCACTCCCTGGTGCCGCTGTAACATCTGTTCAAATAGATGGTGTATTGCACGAGTTTTCAACAATTGATGGCGTCGTGGAAGATGTAACAACGATCATTTTAAACATTAAAAAGCTAGCGCTAAAAATTTATTCGGACGAAGAAAAGACGCTTGAGATTGATGTACAGGGTGAAGGAGTCGTTACAGCTGCTGATATTACTCACGATAGCGATGTAGAAATTCTCAACCCAGACCTTCATATTGCGACATTAGCAAAAGACGGTCGTTTACGGATGAGAATGACAGCAAAACGCGGACGTGGGTATACGCCAGCTGATGCTAATAAGCGCGAGGATCAACCGATAGGTGTTATCCCGATCGATTCCATTTATACGCCGGTATCGCGCGTATCATACCAAGTCGAAAATACGCGCGTCGGTCAAATGACAAACTACGACAAATTAACGATCGACGTGTGGACAGATGGTAGCATCGGCCCGAAAGAAGCAATCTCACTAGGGGCAAAAATTTTAACAGAGCACTTAAACATTTTTGTGAATTTAACAGATGAGGCGCAACACGCTGAAATCATGATCGAAAAAGAAGAAGATCAAAAAGAAAAAGTGCTCGAGATGACAATTGAAGAGCTTGATCTTTCTGTTCGTTCGTACAACTGCTTAAAGCGTGCTGGCATTAATACAGTGCAAGAACTTGCGCAAAAAACGGAAGAAGATATGATGAAAGTGCGCAACTTAGGCCGCAAGTCGCTTGAAGAAGTAAAAGCGAAGTTAGAAGAGCTAGGATTAAGCTTACGTAAAGATGACTAG
- the rplQ gene encoding 50S ribosomal protein L17: MSYRKLGRTSSQRKALLRDLVTDLIINERIETTEARAKELRSVVEKMITLGKRGDLHARRQAAAFVRKEVANTETGQDAIQKLFSDIAPRYQDRQGGYTRIMKLGPRRGDGAPMVIIELV; this comes from the coding sequence ATGTCTTACAGAAAATTAGGACGCACAAGCTCTCAACGTAAGGCGTTGCTTCGTGATTTAGTGACAGACTTAATCATTAATGAGCGAATTGAAACAACAGAAGCTCGTGCAAAAGAATTGCGTTCTGTTGTAGAAAAAATGATTACATTAGGAAAACGTGGCGATTTGCATGCACGTCGTCAAGCTGCGGCATTCGTTCGTAAAGAAGTAGCAAACACAGAAACAGGTCAAGATGCGATTCAAAAATTGTTTAGCGACATCGCACCTCGTTACCAAGACCGTCAAGGTGGCTACACACGCATTATGAAACTTGGACCACGCCGCGGTGACGGTGCGCCAATGGTAATTATTGAACTAGTTTAA
- a CDS encoding energy-coupling factor ABC transporter ATP-binding protein: MEVSVRVEDVSFQYANEQTNALQNVSFQVYKGEWVTIVGHNGSGKSTLAKLLIGLLPPTSGTIHVCGIPLNEETVWDVRERLGIVFQNPDNQFVGTTVQDDVAFGLENRGIQKEEMKKRINEALKKVKMEDFIHHEPHRLSGGQKQRVAIASAIALQPNIIILDEATSMLDPSGKKEVLHVMQSLRREHDMTVISITHDLNEVAKADRVIVMNKGKIVLEGTPAHIFAYGAKLEEMGLDLPFSLQLSQRLKNNGIPMTADHLTMEGLVSELWTLYSAMSNIVTK; the protein is encoded by the coding sequence GTGGAAGTTTCAGTACGTGTGGAAGATGTAAGTTTTCAATACGCAAATGAACAAACGAATGCTTTACAAAACGTATCGTTTCAAGTGTATAAAGGTGAATGGGTAACAATTGTCGGACATAATGGGTCAGGCAAATCAACATTAGCGAAGTTGTTAATTGGTTTATTGCCACCGACAAGCGGAACGATTCATGTATGTGGAATCCCATTGAATGAAGAAACAGTATGGGACGTACGTGAGCGATTAGGTATTGTATTTCAAAATCCAGACAACCAGTTTGTCGGAACAACTGTTCAAGATGACGTCGCTTTCGGTCTTGAAAATAGAGGGATACAAAAAGAGGAAATGAAAAAACGCATAAACGAAGCGTTAAAAAAAGTAAAAATGGAAGATTTCATTCATCACGAGCCGCATCGTTTGTCAGGTGGACAAAAACAACGTGTCGCTATTGCAAGTGCCATTGCTCTTCAGCCGAATATCATTATTTTAGATGAAGCGACATCTATGCTTGACCCGAGCGGGAAAAAAGAAGTTCTTCATGTGATGCAGTCGCTCCGTCGTGAACACGATATGACGGTTATTTCGATTACCCATGATTTAAATGAAGTCGCAAAAGCAGATCGGGTTATTGTGATGAATAAAGGAAAAATTGTGCTCGAAGGAACGCCTGCACATATTTTTGCATACGGGGCGAAATTAGAAGAGATGGGGTTAGACTTACCATTCTCGCTACAACTAAGTCAACGATTGAAGAACAATGGTATTCCAATGACGGCTGATCATTTAACAATGGAGGGGTTGGTGAGTGAATTATGGACATTGTATTCCGCGATGTCGAACATCGTTACCAAATAA
- a CDS encoding energy-coupling factor ABC transporter ATP-binding protein, with the protein MDIVFRDVEHRYQINTPFERRALYDIHVDIRSGSYVAVIGHTGSGKSTLLQHFNGLLQPTKGTVHLGDYTMIAGKKEKHLKPLRKKVGIVFQFPEHQLFEETVEKDICFGPMNFGMSEQESKARVGEWLALVGLPEEVRHKSPFALSGGQMRRVAIAGVLAMEPEVLVLDEPTAGLDPRGRKEMMDMFAKLHRQKKMTIVLVTHSMEEAARYADDIIIMHQGTIVRRGTPEQIFRNVDDLIHLGLDVPEPVLFQRAIEQKFGIQFPKPCLTMEDVVRSLQTLFTRVKRI; encoded by the coding sequence ATGGACATTGTATTCCGCGATGTCGAACATCGTTACCAAATAAATACCCCTTTCGAGAGGCGAGCGTTGTACGATATTCATGTTGATATTCGCAGCGGCTCATATGTAGCGGTAATCGGTCATACAGGTTCGGGCAAGTCTACCCTTTTACAGCATTTCAACGGTTTACTCCAACCGACAAAAGGGACGGTCCATCTTGGCGATTATACAATGATAGCAGGAAAAAAAGAAAAACATTTAAAGCCTTTACGGAAAAAAGTAGGGATCGTTTTTCAATTCCCTGAACATCAGTTGTTTGAAGAAACAGTAGAAAAAGATATTTGCTTTGGACCGATGAATTTCGGCATGTCAGAACAAGAATCAAAAGCTCGTGTTGGCGAGTGGTTAGCGCTTGTTGGATTGCCGGAAGAAGTGCGACATAAATCTCCGTTTGCTTTAAGCGGTGGACAAATGCGCCGTGTAGCGATCGCAGGTGTGTTAGCTATGGAGCCGGAAGTGCTCGTGTTAGATGAGCCTACGGCAGGATTAGACCCTCGTGGACGAAAAGAAATGATGGACATGTTTGCAAAGCTTCATCGGCAAAAAAAGATGACAATTGTACTCGTCACACACAGCATGGAAGAGGCAGCACGTTACGCGGATGATATTATTATTATGCATCAAGGAACGATCGTTCGAAGAGGGACACCAGAACAAATTTTCCGTAACGTCGATGATTTAATACATCTTGGGTTAGATGTCCCTGAACCCGTTTTGTTTCAGCGGGCCATCGAGCAAAAATTCGGGATACAATTTCCAAAACCTTGTTTGACGATGGAAGACGTCGTCCGATCTTTACAAACGTTATTTACTAGGGTGAAGCGTATATGA
- a CDS encoding energy-coupling factor transporter transmembrane component T family protein translates to MMNGMIIGKYVPGHSFIHRLDPRTKLLLMFIYVFIVFLANNGWTYGILTLFTCLLLFLSRIPFSFMIRGLKPVLWVIVFTFFLHVLLTKEGNIVFQWLGMEVYDKAIQQGAFISLRFLLLIVVTTLLTLTTTPIEVTDGMESLLAPLKKWNVPVHELALMMSISLRFIPTLMEETEKIMKAQTARGVDFSSGPLQERMKAMTALLVPLFISAFKRAEELAVAMEVRGYRGGQNRTKWRELTWGRIDTVFMIFIGLLAIVLWLLRS, encoded by the coding sequence ATGATGAACGGTATGATTATCGGAAAATATGTTCCTGGACACTCTTTTATTCATCGGCTCGATCCACGTACAAAACTGCTGCTTATGTTTATTTACGTGTTCATCGTATTTCTTGCGAACAACGGATGGACGTATGGAATATTGACTTTGTTTACATGCCTTTTGTTGTTTTTATCACGCATTCCTTTTTCATTTATGATTAGAGGGTTAAAACCTGTTTTGTGGGTCATTGTATTTACTTTTTTTCTCCATGTGCTATTAACAAAAGAAGGAAATATCGTTTTTCAATGGCTTGGTATGGAAGTGTACGATAAAGCGATTCAACAAGGGGCGTTTATTTCTTTACGCTTTTTGCTCCTTATTGTCGTCACGACGCTATTAACGTTAACAACAACGCCGATTGAAGTGACAGATGGTATGGAATCGTTACTTGCGCCGTTAAAAAAATGGAATGTACCTGTTCATGAACTAGCGCTCATGATGTCGATTTCTCTTCGTTTTATTCCAACGTTAATGGAAGAAACCGAAAAAATTATGAAAGCTCAGACGGCTCGTGGTGTCGATTTTTCAAGCGGTCCATTACAAGAGAGAATGAAAGCGATGACGGCGTTGCTCGTTCCGCTATTTATTAGCGCATTTAAAAGAGCAGAAGAGCTAGCTGTCGCGATGGAAGTACGCGGATATCGTGGTGGTCAAAATCGAACAAAATGGCGCGAGTTGACATGGGGACGAATAGATACGGTTTTTATGATTTTCATCGGCTTATTGGCTATTGTGTTATGGTTACTTCGTTCATGA
- the truA gene encoding tRNA pseudouridine(38-40) synthase TruA: MRRIKCTIAYDGTHFAGYQIQQQKRTVQGELERALSIIHKGQFVRVYASGRTDATVHAYGQVIHFDTPLAIPDERWPKALNALLPDDVIVKEASEVSPSFHARFSVKKKEYRYRVWMGEKNVFLRHYVYHYPYKLHVTAMNEALRYVIGTHDFTSFCSAKTEIDDKVRTIYEAEVIQEGEELIFRLVGNGFLYNMVRIIVGTVLEVGRGERRAEEMKTILQQKNRSAAGKTAPGHGLYLWHVSYDN, translated from the coding sequence ATGAGAAGAATAAAATGTACCATTGCATATGATGGTACGCATTTTGCAGGGTATCAAATTCAACAACAAAAACGAACAGTGCAGGGAGAACTAGAGCGTGCACTTTCAATCATTCATAAAGGGCAATTTGTTCGCGTATATGCGTCAGGACGAACGGATGCCACAGTTCATGCATATGGACAAGTGATTCACTTTGATACGCCGCTTGCGATTCCAGATGAAAGATGGCCAAAGGCGTTAAATGCTCTTCTCCCAGATGATGTCATTGTCAAAGAAGCAAGTGAAGTATCTCCTTCTTTTCATGCCCGATTTAGCGTAAAAAAGAAAGAATATCGCTACCGCGTCTGGATGGGAGAGAAAAACGTATTTTTACGCCATTATGTATATCACTACCCGTATAAACTTCATGTCACGGCGATGAACGAAGCGCTCCGTTATGTGATCGGGACACATGATTTCACAAGTTTTTGTTCGGCAAAAACGGAAATTGACGATAAAGTTCGTACCATTTATGAAGCGGAAGTGATTCAAGAAGGAGAAGAGTTAATTTTCCGTCTTGTCGGCAACGGTTTTTTGTACAATATGGTTCGCATTATCGTTGGAACAGTGCTAGAAGTTGGACGCGGGGAACGACGTGCTGAAGAGATGAAAACGATTTTGCAACAAAAAAATCGAAGCGCTGCGGGGAAGACAGCCCCAGGACACGGTCTATATTTATGGCACGTTTCTTATGACAACTAA
- the rplM gene encoding 50S ribosomal protein L13: MRTYMAKPNEVERKWYVVDAEGKTLGRLASEVAAILRGKHKPTYTPHVDTGDHVIIINAEKIELTGKKLTNKLYYRHSLHPGGLKVRTALEMRTNYPEQMLERAIRGMLPKGSLGRQMFKKLHVYRGSEHPHQAQKPEVYELRG, encoded by the coding sequence ATGCGTACGTATATGGCGAAGCCAAATGAAGTAGAACGTAAATGGTACGTTGTTGATGCAGAAGGCAAAACGTTAGGACGTCTTGCTAGCGAAGTTGCTGCAATTTTGCGCGGTAAACATAAACCAACTTACACACCGCATGTTGATACAGGTGATCATGTGATCATTATCAACGCAGAGAAAATTGAATTAACAGGTAAAAAATTAACAAACAAATTATACTATCGTCATAGCTTACATCCAGGTGGATTAAAAGTAAGAACAGCTCTTGAAATGCGCACAAATTACCCAGAGCAAATGCTTGAAAGAGCAATTCGCGGCATGCTTCCAAAAGGTAGCCTTGGTCGTCAAATGTTCAAAAAATTACATGTCTATCGTGGAAGTGAACATC